From one Culex quinquefasciatus strain JHB chromosome 3, VPISU_Cqui_1.0_pri_paternal, whole genome shotgun sequence genomic stretch:
- the LOC119769163 gene encoding uncharacterized protein LOC119769163, translating into MTAGVHSFDVCGVSCTKTGDPVSSSGTFSTTFGTKFAAVLGTPHRVERENRRATGLDPILFGMFLQCNRANQKSVPVSFAFASRRLAILTAASDVPFACWWCGADVTSSKSQSSANFIMCLFTKFVALSVSTLCGFPCRAKFS; encoded by the exons ATGACGGCAGGTGTCCACAGCTTCGACGTTTGCGGTGTCAGCTGCACGAAAACCGGAGACCCAGTTTCCAGCTCAG GCACATTCTCCACCACCTTCGGAACCAAGTTCGCCGCCGTGCTCGGAACGCCACATCGTGTTGAGCGTGAAAACAGACGGGCGACGGGACTGGACCCAATCTTGTTTGGGATGTTCCTCCAGTGCAACAGGGCGAACCAGAAGTCCGTTCCCGTTTCGTTCGCTTTCGCAAGCAGGCGCTTGGCAATCTTGACGGCGGCTTCGGACGTACCGTTTGCTTGCTGGTGGTGTGGCGCTGATGTTACTAGCTCGAAGTCCCAGTCCTCAGCAAACTTCATCATGTGCTTGTTTACGAAGTTCGTAGCGTTGTCGGTTAGCACCCTCTGCGGCTTTCCATGTCGAGCAAAGTTTTCCTGA
- the LOC119769162 gene encoding uncharacterized protein K02A2.6-like — MDANQFKQFMAQQATMMDKMIEKIRVREAPAGAPVLPVPTPSPLMVDGDMEENFDFFERSWEEYVKATSMDTWPATADKQKVSYLLSVIGEPARKKFFNFELTEAERATPALALKAIREKVVPKRNVIVDRLEFFSATQSSRESVDEYSTRLKTLARVAKLGTLNEELITYKLITSNKWPQLRSKMLAMTDLTLEKVVDMCRAEEITAKRSQDLAVPDAEVNKVAKSKFRRKSQQLPLCKFCGDEHDFTKGSCPALGKRCRRCNGKNHFEKACRVKRGSSKKSSRKVKEVKDESESEEESDVDASAEDSSEEFEIGKIIDNSDKGGSVSAELELKISDKWRKVISELDTGANTSLIGQECLVKLYGGKCPIIFPSKMRLQSFGGNPIKVLGEVKIPCRRSGKKYRLVLQVVEGAHRPLLSAKVSRVLGFVKFCKSVCFGGPDSTSPEMLLKVYRVEAQKIVDKHQSLFDGYGKLDGEVSLEVDHTVPPSIQPPRRVPIALRGQLKKELEVLEKEGIVVKEPRHTDWVSNIVIVQRGDQSKKSLRVCLDPVPLNKALKRPNLQFVTLDEILPELGKAKVFSTVDAKKGFWHVVLDEPSSQLTTFWTPFGRYRWVRLPFGIAPAPEIFQMKLQGVIQGLPGVECIADDLLVFGVGDTFEDALANHNVCLEKLLCRLKEHNIKLNKEKLKLCETSVKFYGHVLTNKGLQPDETKISTIRNYPTPTDRKAVHRFIGMVNYLSRFIPNLSANLTSLRKLIVESQPWQWTKVEAEEFERVKSLVSDTDTLRYYDVNQPITVECDASCFGLGVAVYQGDGVVGYASRTLTPTEQNYAQIEKELLAILFACIRFDQLIVGNPKAVIKTDHKPLLNIFNKPLLAAPRRLQHMLLNLQRYRLTVEYVTGKDNVVADALSRAPTRDDQPWDQYKKLHIYKVFEELEDVKLKNFLSISDSRLDEVMKETEKDQTMQRVIEYVQRGWPASAERVPDSVRIYFGYRNELSTQNGIVFRGDRILVPQALRRKLIDCCHISHNGIEATLKLARANLFWPGMSSQITDVVKSCSVCAKFAASQPHPPMISHSIPTSSRSTS, encoded by the exons ATGGATGCCAACCAGTTTAAGCAGTTCATGGCGCAACAAGCGACCATGATGGACAAAATGATCGAGAAAATCCGTGTGCGGGAAGCACCGGCCGGAGCACCGGTTCTACCGGTTCCGACGCCGTCACCGCTGATGGTGGACGGTGATATGGAAGAAAATTTTGACTTCTTCGAGAGAAGTTGGGAAGAGTACGTCAAGGCCACAAGCATGGACACGTGGCCAGCCACAGCGGACAAACAAAAAGTCAGCTACCTGCTCTCCGTAATCGGAGAACCGGCCAGgaagaaatttttcaatttcgaacTAACCGAGGCCGAGCGTGCCACGCCGGCACTGGCCTTGAAGGCGATTCGTGAGAAGGTGGTTCCCAAGAGGAACGTGATCGTGGATCGCCTAGAGTTTTTCTCTGCCACGCAATCTAGCCGCGAATCGGTCGACGAATACTCAACCCGGCTGAAGACCCTGGCGAGAGTCGCCAAACTCGGAACGTTGAATGAGGAGCTCATAACCTACAAGCTGATAACCTCAAACAAGTGGCCTCAGCTGAGATCGAAGATGTTGGCCATGACGGATCTCACCCTGGAGAAGGTCGTGGACATGTGCAGGGCCGAGGAGATAACGGCCAAACGCAGCCAAGACCTGGCTGTACCGGATGCAGAGGTCAACAAGGTGGCCAAGTCGAAGTTTCGCCGGAAGTCGCAGCAGCTGCCTCTCTGCAAATTTTGCGGAGACGAACACGACTTCACAAAAGGAAGCTGCCCTGCACTCGGGAAGAGATGCCGTCGGTGCAACGGTAAAAACCACTTCGAGAAAGCGTGCCGAGTGAAGCGCGGGTCCAGCAAGAAGAGTTCGCGGAAAGTGAAAGAAGTGAAGGACGAAAGTGAATCGGAGGAAGAGTCCGACGTCGATGCGTCGGCGGAAGACAGTAGTGAGGAATTTGAAATCGGGAAGATCATCGACAACTCCGACAAGGGCGGAAGTGTGTCAGCAGAGTTGGAGCTGAAAATCAGTGACAAGTGGAGAAAAGTGATTAGTGAGTTGGACACAGGTGCCAACACAAGCCTGATTGGCCAAGAGTGTCTCGTGAAGCTGTACGGAGGAAAGTGTCCAATTATTTTTCCGTCGAAGATGCGACTCCAGAGCTTCGGCGGAAATCCGATCAAGGTGTTGGGCGAGGTTAAGATTCCGTGCCGTCGGTCCGGAAAGAAGTATCGATTGGTGCTTCAAGTGGTGGAAGGCGCTCACCGACCTCTTCTATCGGCAAAAGTGTCCCGTGTGCTCGGATTTGTCAAGTTCTGCAAATCGGTTTGCTTCGGTGGACCCGATTCAACCTCGCCAGAAATGCTGCTCAAGGTATACCGTGTGGAGGCCCAGAAGATAGTCGACAAACACCAAAGCCTCTTCGATGGGTACGGAAAGCTCGACGGTGAAGTCTCGTTGGAGGTTGACCACACCGTGCCACCGTCGATTCAGCCACCACGGCGTGTACCGATTGCCCTGCGCGGTCAGCTGAAGAAGGAGTTGGAAGTGCTGGAAAAGGAAGGAATCGTTGTGAAGGAGCCGAGACACACTGACTGGGTCAGTAATATCGTCATCGTCCAGCGAGGTGACCAGTCCAAGAAGAGCCTTCGTGTGTGCCTCGATCCAGTTCCCCTCAACAAGGCACTGAAGCGACCCAACCTTCAGTTTGTGACCCTCGACGAAATCCTGCCAGAGTTGGGGAAGGCCAAGGTCTTCTCTACCGTCGATGCCAAGAAAGGATTTTGGCATGTGGTCCTGGATGAACCGAGCAGCCAGCTGACGACGTTCTGGACTCCATTTGGCAGATACCGCTGGGTACGTCTACCCTTTGGTATTGCACCGGCTCCGGAAATATTCCAGATGAAGCTGCAGGGGGTTATTCAAGGCTTGCCCGGTGTCGAGTGCATCGCCGATGATCTGCTCGTGTTCGGAGTCGGAGATACCTTTGAAGACGCGCTAGCAAACCACAACGTCTGTCTCGAGAAGCTGCTCTGTCGCCTTAAGGAGCACAACATCAAGCTGAACAAGGAAAAGCTGAAACTTTGCGAGACCTCCGTGAAATTCTACGGTCACGTACTGACGAACAAGGGACTCCAGCCAGACGAGACGAAAATCTCAACCATCCGTAACTATCCTACTCCCACGGACCGCAAAGCTGTGCACCGTTTTATCGGAATGGTCAACTACCTGAGCAGATTCATCCCAAACTTGAGTGCGAACCTCACGAGTCTGCGAAAGCTCATCGTGGAATCCCAGCCGTGGCAGTGGACGAAAGTTGAAGCAGAGGAGTTCGAACGGGTCAAATCTCTTGTCTCGGACACCGACACACTCCGTTACTACGATGTTAACCAGCCAATTACCGTGGAGTGCGACGCCAGTTGCTTTGGATTGGGCGTAGCTGTGTACCAAGGGGACGGAGTAGTTGGGTACGCTTCTCGAACGTTGACACCGACAGAACAAAATTACGCGCAGATCGAGAAGGAGCTTCTTGCGATCTTGTTCGCATGCATTCGCTTCGATCAACTTATCGTCGGCAACCCGAAAGCAGTCATCAAGACCGACCATAAGCCGCTCCTGAACATCTTCAACAAGCCCCTCCTTGCTGCTCCTCGCCGGCTGCAGCACATGCTGCTGAACCTCCAACGCTATCGGCTGACGGTCGAATACGTAACTGGAAAGGACAACGTTGTGGCCGACGCTCTCTCTCGGGCCCCGACCAGAGACGACCAGCCGTGGGACCAGTACAAGAAACTGCACATCTACAAAGTGTTCGAGGAGCTGGAAGACGTGAAGCTGAAGAACTTTCTAAGCATTTCGGATAGCCGCTTGGATGAAGTAATGAAGGAGACAGAAAAGGATCAAACGATGCAGCGAGTCATCGAGTACGTGCAGCGTGGCTGGCCGGCGTCGGCCGAACGGGTTCCGGACAGCGTGAGGATTTATTTTGGATACCGGAACGAACTCTCGACGCAGAACGGCATCGTCTTTCGAGGCGATCGCATCTTGGTGCCGCAGGCTCTTCGACGCAAGCTGATTGATTGTTGCCACATTAGCCACAACGGAATCGAAGCAACGCTGAAGCTGGCCAGGGCCAACCTTTTCTGGCCGGGCATGAGTTCGCAGATCACGGACGTCGTAAAGAGCTGCAGTGTCTGCGCCAAGTTTGCGGCTTCACAGCCACACCCACCGATGATCAGCCACAGCATCCCG ACTTCTTCGAGGTCGACATCTTGA
- the LOC119769161 gene encoding uncharacterized protein LOC119769161 codes for MYQRIIRRESPTDELREFQLTTVTYGTASAPYLATRCLQQLAEEGEVSHPTAAKILKKDFYVDDMITGAQNEEEGKLLVNEMIELMSSAGMTLRKWNSSHEKILEGLPDHLRDVRDVLEHLFHYHQTNRCLGCVLLFDPLGLISPVVVQAKIFMQTLWKNGYTWDEPLPEELQEYWREYRRNLLAIESLSVPRWVGYLKDCVEIQLHGFCDASELAYGAALYLRCTHRDRSVTVHLVTSKSRVAPLEDLSKKNRKQSIPRLELTSALLLSHLLEAFRASVDIPMKVFLWTDSMIVRCWLASIPSRWQTFVANRVSEIQHLTRDCQWCHIAGTENPADIVSRGMNPAQLCYQTLWWNGPYWLQMYHGTWEEGAQVDEDQFDAEVLEVRNVAALPVAAAQPSDMFSIHSSLTKTVRLATLCRRYRYNAQAVHRTCWKFGPITKEEFEESYKQLIILAQKESFPQELTDLERGREVKDSSVLHALHPQLVDGIIRVGGRLRNAPVAESRKHPIILHHRHPLSKLVLTHYHEKFYHAGQQLLVASVRGEFWITSIRTLARKVIFECVDCFRAKPSVLQQLMADLPLERVNPAPPFLKVGLDYCGPFLVTYPNRRSSPKKCFVAVFVCLVTKAVHLELVADLTTEAFLAALKRFVARRGRPEVIMCDNAKNFVGAKRELKELLRLFLDQQFQYTVTAHAVNERIDFKFIPARSPNFGGLWEAAVKSFKGAFKRTIGTKTLQYDEMITVLTQVEAVLNSRPLTPISNDPGDFEALTPGHFLVQRPLTAIAEPNLEAVPTNRLSVWQRAQNYVQMLWKKWTSLYLSDLHNRTKWTKARDNIVVGTMVLSKDERLPPLRWPLGRVTKVFRGPDNNVRVVTVRTQNGEYLRAISKICVLPIRDNVELASQEN; via the exons ATGTATCAGCGCATTATCAGGCGTGAGTCCCCGACCGACGAGCTTCGCGAGTTCCAGTTAACGACCGTTACGTACGGTACCGCCTCGGCGCCCTACTTGGCAACAAGATGCTTGCAGCAGTTGGCCGAGGAAGGCGAGGTTTCCCATCCCACAGCAGCGAAGATCTTGAAGAAGGACTTCTATGTTGACGACATGATCACCGGAGCTCAGAACGAAGAAGAGGGCAAACTGTTGGTCAACGAGATGATCGAGTTGATGAGTTCCGCTGGAATGACGCTGCGCAAGTGGAACTCAAGCCACGAGAAGATACTGGAAGGTCTACCAGATCACCTGCGTGATGTTCGAGATGTTC TGGAACACCTCTTCCACTATCACCAAACGAATCGTTGCCTCGGATGCGTCCTGCTTTTCGATCCGCTTGGGCTCATAAGTCCGGTCGTAGTCCAAGCAAAAATATTCATGCAGACCTTGTGGAAAAACGGCTACACTTGGGACGAGCCACTGCCAGAGGAACTGCAGGAGTATTGGCGCGAGTACAGAAGAAACCTCCTTGCAATAGAATCCCTTTCCGTTCCACGCTGGGTTGGCTACCTCAAGGATTGCGTTGAAATACAATTGCACGGATTTTGTGACGCCTCGGAATTGGCGTACGGTGCTGCATTATACTTGCGATGCACGCATCGTGACCGATCTGTGACCGTGCATTTGGTAACGTCCAAATCGAGAGTTGCTCCGTTGGAAGATCTCTCGAAGAAGAACCGGAAGCAATCCATACCGCGCCTGGAGCTCACGTCGGCACTCTTGCTGAGTCATCTGTTGGAAGCTTTCCGTGCGAGTGTTGACATCCCGATGAAGGTATTCCTGTGGACCGATTCCATGATCGTGCGATGCTGGTTGGCGTCCATTCCGTCGCGATGGCAGACGTTCGTTGCGAATAGAGTTTCGGAGATACAGCATCTGACCCGAGACTGCCAATGGTGCCACATCGCTGGTACCGAGAACCCCGCGGACATCGTGTCCCGCGGAATGAACCCTGCTCAGCTGTGTTACCAAACTCTATGGTGGAATGGTCCATACTGGCTTCAGATGTACCACGGTACCTGGGAAGAAGGCGCTCAGGTCGACGAAGATCAATTCGACGCAGAGGTGCTGGAAGTGAGAAATGTTGCCGCGCTACCCGTTGCAGCGGCACAACCGAGCGACATGTTCTCGATCCATTCGTCGCTCACCAAAACGGTTCGACTTGCTACCCTTTGTCGTCGTTACCGATACAATGCCCAAGCTGTGCACAGAACCTGTTGGAAATTCGGACCAATCACCAAGGAGGAGTTTGAGGAGAGCTACAAGCAGCTGATCATTCTCGCCCAGAAAGAAAGCTTTCCACAAGAACTGACGGATCTCGAGAGAGGAAGAGAGGTAAAAGACTCGTCGGTGCTGCATGCTTTGCATCCGCAGCTGGTCGATGGGATAATTCGGGTCGGCGGCCGGCTGAGAAACGCACCTGTGGCCGAGAGTAGAAAACATCCGATCATACTCCACCATCGCCATCCGCTATCCAAGCTAGTTCTGACGCATTACCACGAGAAATTCTACCACGCTGGCCAACAGTTGCTGGTCGCCAGTGTCAGAGGAGAGTTCTGGATCACCTCGATTCGCACCCTGGCGCGAAAGGTGATATTTGAATGCGTAGACTGTTTCCGAGCAAAGCCCTCCGTTCTACAGCAGCTGATGGCAGATCTTCCTCTCGAGAGAGTCAACCCCGCACCCCCATTCCTCAAGGTTGGATTAGACTACTGTGGGCCGTTCCTGGTGACCTACCCGAACCGCCGCAGTAGTCCCAAGAAATGCTTCGTAGCGGTGTTCGTTTGCCTCGTTACCAAAGCGGTTCATTTAGAACTCGTGGCTGATTTAACAACTGAAGCTTTCCTCGCCGCACTCAAACGCTTTGTGGCACGCCGTGGACGCCCGGAGGTCATCATGTGCGACAACGCGAAGAACTTTGTTGGGGCTAAGCGAGAGTTGAAAGAATTGCTTCGCTTGTTCCTCGACCAGCAGTTCCAGTACACCGTGACTGCGCACGCCGTAAACGAGCGAATTGACTTCAAGTTCATTCCGGCCAGATCTCCCAACTTTGGAGGCTTATGGGAAGCTGCTGTAAAGTCGTTTAAAGGTGCCTTCAAGCGGACCATCGGAACGAAAACTCTGCAGTACGACGAGATGATTACTGTGCTGACACAAGTCGAAGCCGTCTTGAACTCGAGACCACTCACCCCGATAAGCAACGACCCTGGAGACTTCGAGGCCTTAACCCCAGGTCATTTCCTCGTGCAACGGCCTCTGACAGCAATCGCTGAACCGAACCTTGAGGCAGTGCCTACGAATCGTCTTTCCGTTTGGCAGCGCGCCCAAAACTACGTGCAGATGCTGTGGAAGAAATGGACGTCACTCTACCTGTCCGATTTGCACAACAGGACGAAATGGACGAAGGCACGGGATAACATTGTAGTTGGAACAATGGTTCTCTCCAAGGATGAACGCCTGCCGCCACTGCGGTGGCCGCTTGGTCGCGTTACGAAGGTGTTCCGCGGACCAGACAACAACGTGCGAGTCGTGACTGTTCGCACACAGAACGGTGAATACCTGCGAGCGATTTCAAAGATCTGCGTGCTCCCAATCCGGGACAACGTAGAGCTTGCCAGCCAAGAGAACTAG
- the LOC119769160 gene encoding uncharacterized protein LOC119769160: protein MDSDLRDLTKKERQIRNSIKTVFQFTIDYKPELHKDELGIRLQLLEEAFSEFKEVRQKIEVMMEVIAEESDPLEGETAQDHASRLEAEAKQKEAENCAVYSKVENLYCKIKASLLRLMPEKKVDPAPVPVPVLSTVKLPEITLPKFSGMIHDWIPFRDSFLSVIHKNETISDMDKFKYLRSSLAPEALRHIDNIDESALNYTVAWDALVSQFQHKKLIVKAHLDAIFAVEPMRRESFESLNKLICEFDNNLQMLKKIGEQTDGWSTLLVYMICLKLDTGTLRLWETEHNSKEVPKYTDLMKFLRKQSGVLQSLPQTSKPIQNEYRKPKLGVSHPTLSGRCCFCSEPFHQAVFCKKFQKMKLSERYDAVKRNGLCFNCLSQGHLSRSCSRGSCLKCGRRHNTLLHPSYESANSATKSSVPPTARRNPNDHQNQQTRPQNLIPARTHNTNQTAPPTFTPQSQSTLPQSATDPNALPPSTSQNTVSLHSHAHSSKQQVLLSTAIVRVKDRFGNYKLARALLDSCSQYCFVTSKFCRKLNLEEFQDFLAIQGIGSSGGVSKNAVLATVSPRTFLISDFEEDIQFNVLPRLTVSLPAESFDISRWEIPEDIVLADPNFHENNEIDMLIGAEYFLDLLQDGTMKLCDGGPTLQNTVFGWIVAGRIPEEPNRGPQAAVFLCSLVELNDQLAKFWELETCHEKSTYSVEEFLCEDIYRKTTIRDESGRYVVTLAKKTDVIQQLGDTRSSAVKRFLSLERRFAFNPELKAMYAAFIHEYQSLGHMEELEDTQTEVPAYYLPHRAVLRPESTTTKLCVVFDASCRSTTGVSLNDGLMG, encoded by the coding sequence ATGGATAGCGATCTGAGAGACCTTACCAAGAAGGAGAGACAGATTCGCAACTCCATTAAAACAGTGTTTCAGTTCACGATTGACTACAAACCTGAACTACATAAAGATGAGTTGGGAATTCGTTTGCAATTGCTAGAAGAGGCGTTCAGCGAGTTTAAAGAAGTGCGCCAGAAGATCGAAGTGATGATGGAAGTGATTGCGGAAGAAAGTGATCCTCTAGAAGGTGAAACAGCGCAGGATCATGCTTCACGGCTGGAGGCTGAAGCAAAGCAGAAGGAGGCGGAGAATTGTGCTGTGTACAGTAAGGTGGAGAATCTGTATTGCAAAATTAAGGCCAGTCTACTTCGTTTGATGCCCGAAAAGAAGGTTGATCCAGCACcagttcctgttcctgttctgTCTACCGTGAAGCTCCCGGAAATTACACTTCCCAAGTTTTCCGGTATGATCCATGACTGGATTCCGTTCAGAGACTCATTTCTTAGCGTGATTCACAAGAACGAGACGATCAGCGACATGGACAAGTTCAAGTACTTAAGGTCGTCGCTGGCACCTGAGGCACTGCGGCACATTGACAACATTGATGAATCCGCTTTGAACTACACCGTGGCTTGGGATGCGCTTGTGAGCCAGTTCCAGCATAAGAAGCTCATCGTCAAAGCACATTTGGATGCCATTTTTGCTGTGGAACCCATGAGACGTGAAAGCTTCGAGTCGCTCAACAAATTGATCTGTGAGTTCGACAACAACctccaaatgttgaaaaagaTTGGTGAACAAACCGACGGCTGGAGCACTTTGCTCGTCTACATGATTTGCTTGAAACTCGATACTGGAACTCTGAGACTTTGGGAAACCGAACACAACTCCAAAGAAGTCCCGAAGTATACCGATTTGATGAAGTTCCTGAGGAAGCAGAGCGGTGTCCTACAATCCCTTCCACAGACGAGCAAACCAATCCAGAATGAGTACCGGAAGCCGAAGCTGGGAGTTAGCCATCCAACTCTATCAGGTCGTTGTTGTTTTTGCTCTGAACCGTTTCACCAAGCTGTCTTCTGCAAGAAGTTCCAGAAAATGAAGCTGTCGGAACGATACGATGCTGTGAAGCGGAACGGATTGTGTTTCAACTGCTTATCACAGGGTCATCTATCGCGCAGCTGTTCCAGAGGTTCCTGCCTGAAGTGTGGAAGGAGACACAACACGTTGCTGCATCCGTCGTACGAGTCGGCGAACAGTGCTACAAAATCCTCCGTTCCACCGACGGCAAGAAGAAACCCAAACGACCACCAAAATCAACAAACGAGACCTCAAAACCTGATCCCAGCTAGAACACACAACACAAACCAGACCGCACCACCCACATTCACACCACAGTCGCAAAGTACACTCCCACAATCCGCCACAGACCCAAATGCACTTCCTCCCTCCACGAGCCAGAACACTGTGTCCCTACACTCCCATGCACACTCGTCCAAACAACAAGTTTTGCTCTCGACTGCGATCGTGCGAGTTAAAGATCGGTTCGGGAACTACAAGCTCGCTCGTGCCCTGCTCGATTCATGTTCTCAATACTGCTTTGTGACCTCCAAATTTTGTCGAAAGCTGAATCTCGAGGAATTCCAGGATTTTCTGGCCATCCAAGGTATTGGAAGTTCTGGAGGCGTGTCCAAGAATGCAGTTTTGGCGACAGTCAGTCCTCGAACGTTCCTGATCTCGGACTTTGAAGAAGACATCCAGTTCAACGTTCTGCCCAGACTCACTGTGTCCTTACCAGCTGAAAGCTTCGACATCAGTCGTTGGGAGATTCCGGAGGACATTGTGCTGGCAGATCCGAACTTCCACGAGAACAACGAGATCGATATGTTGATTGGAGCGGAGTATTTCCTGGACTTGCTGCAAGACGGGACAATGAAACTGTGCGATGGTGGTCCGACTCTCCAGAACACCGTGTTCGGTTGGATTGTTGCTGGACGGATCCCAGAAGAGCCCAACCGCGGTCCGCAAGCAGCAGTGTTTCTGTGTTCGCTAGTGGAATTGAACGATCAGCTCGCAAAATTCTGGGAACTTGAAACCTGTCACGAGAAAAGTACCTACTCCGTTGAAGAGTTCTTGTGCGAGGATATTTATCGGAAAACCACCATCCGAGACGAGAGCGGACGCTATGTTGTCACGCTAGCGAAGAAGACCGACGTGATACAACAGCTGGGAGACACACGAAGCAGTGCAGTCAAGCGGTTCCTGAGCTTGGAACGACGGTTCGCTTTCAACCCGGAACTCAAGGCGATGTACGCTGCGTTTATCCATGAGTATCAGTCGCTGGGACACATGGAGGAGCTGGAAGATACGCAAACCGAGGTTCCTGCTTACTATCTTCCACACCGCGCCGTCCTGAGACCGGAGAGTACAACCACGAAGCTGTGCGTCGTCTTCGACGCTTCCTGTCGGAGTACAACTGGAGTGTCGCTGAACGATGGGTTGATGGGTTGA